The genome window ACCGCGCAAACACGGAGGGAGTGTCTGCACTTGAGATCAGCACAAGATACATTGATCATTACTTTGAGGATTTTGATAAACTAAACATCAAGCGGGCAACTGCATACCCAAAGGCGACAGAGCACATACCAGACATGATAAAACTGGTGCAAAATTTGGTTGATTTGGGATTTGCATATGTTTCAAAAAACGGCGTATATTATAGCGTGTCCAAGTTTTCAGAATACGGCAAGCTGTCAAAAAAGAAGACAGATGATCTGATATCAGGTGCCAGAATAGGAATAGACGAGACAAAAAACGATCCGCTGGACTTTGCATTGTGGAAGTTTGCAGACACAGAGCCAATGTGGCCAAGCCCCTGGGGCAATGGCAGGCCTGGCTGGCACATAGAATGCTCTGCGATGAGCCTCAGATACCTGGGGGAGGAATTTGAGATTCATGGGGGCGGGATGGACCTGATATTTCCACACCATGAAAACGAGATTGCCCAGTCAGAGGCATTTACAAAAAAACCCCTTGCAAAGACATGGATGCATGTAGGGATGGTCACAATCGGCGGGGAAAAGATGTCAAAGTCGCTTGGAAACATAAAATCGGTAAGGCATGTTCTGGAAAACTGGGGCCCAAACGTGATTCGATTATTCTGCCTCTCAGGACATTATTCAAAGCCGATTGATTACTCAGAGGACCTCCTAAAGGAGAACCTCATCAAGTGGCGCCAAGTCGAGACCGCATATTATGAGATGATAATGGCAGATGGAACTGGCGATACTGTGGAAATTTTGCATATAGTAAAGGAATGCAGTCAGGAGTTTGACTCTGCGCTTGAAGATGATTTTAACACGTCTTTGGCAGTTGGTGCCTTTTTCAAACTAGTCAAGGGGATAAACAGAATCGCGGCGTCAGAATCCATGACAAAATCAATTGCAGGTATCGGTTTGCCAGAATTTGAAAGAATGTCAGAGATTCTCGGGCTATCAGTGCAAAAGGTAACAGAACAAGAAAAGCAGTCAATTATGGATTTGCTAAAAAAACGCGAAACTCTCCGTGAACAAAAAAAATACCAAGAGGCAGACAAAATCCGTGATCAGATTTCACAGATGAACATAGTTCTTTTGGATCACAAAAACAAAACAGTCTGGATGAAAAAAGAGAAAATCCTATCTGACTCTAGCTAGACTTTTTTGTCGACGCTGAAACCAAAGATATGACGTCACGATCCCTTAGCTGGTATGTGGTCGGAAGGCGCAAATTATACCGAATGTCCTTTGCATACAGCAAACCCTTTGTCAGATCACTGTGAATTTCCTTTGCAAGGTCTGCAACTGTCGCACCGTCCTTTAGTAAAATCAGGTCAGGCAGCACACGTCCCTTTCTGTCTGAGAGTTTTTCCTCGTCTGCCACAGGATAGATTGCATTCATTTTCAGCAATTTGAATACGGTGACGTTGATTGCAAACTGGACTCCGGTCCTCATGTATTCGCCCATGATTTCCCTTGTGATAAAATCAAGTGCTGTTTTTTGCTTCTGGCTCAGCTCGTCCGGCTTTACGATATTGAACTGCTCAGAGCCTGGCGAGTATTTTATGAGTCCCTTTTGCTCTGCTCGTCGCAACGACAGTTCGCTGTCTGCACTTGCAGGCACCACTATGGTGTCATTATAGCGCTCGCGCAGCCTCGCAAAATTCTTGTCTGCCCCCTCCACATCTATTTTGTTTGCAACAATCAGGGTAGGTTTTGATATTTTGCGCAGGATTGTTGCAAATTTTTTGCTGTCCTGAAAGTCAATGTCATCAAACTCCTTGTCCTCTATTCCTGCCATGTGCAGTGCCTCCTTTACGTGTGAGTTATTCACGCCAATTCCACGATACAAATCGGCAATTGCCACAATTTTGTCAGTACCAGTATGAATCACCTTTGAGACCTTGTCACGGTTTCCCTCAAGTATTTTCAGATACCACATGATTAGCTCCTCTTCGATGTCTGCAAAGTCAGATATCGGATCACCTGTTCCAGCCTCTGAGATTTTGCCAGACGAGTCTATCCCGCCAGACACATCAACTACGTGCAGTATTGCGTCTGCTTGTGCTGCGACTGAGAGAAACTGGTTGCCAAGCCCCTTGCCCTGCCAGGCATCCTTGATCAATCCGGGAAGATCAATTAGCTCAATTGGGATGTATCTCCACCCGTCGATGCACTTTGAGTTCTTGGGGTTGTCAAAGACGTTGAACTCAGGATGAACACATAATGAAATTGCATTGGTAAGGCTCGATTCGGGTTTTTTCGTAGTAAATGGATAAGTGGAGATTTCAGAAGACGACAGTGTTGCAGAATTAAAAAAAGTTGTCTTGCCGGTGTTTGTCTTGCCGATAATTCCGATTTTTATTGGCACAGATACAAATTGCGTTTTTAGCTATTTATCTCTGCCTAATGGATGTGATCATTTTGCGGTCTTGCTTTGAGTTTTTCACAAGTGTTTTTCAATTCATCAATCGACCAAGAGATTTCATCCAGTTCTTCTTGTGTGAGTTCACCGTCCCACTTGTCAAGCGTTATCTTTGATATTTGACATGCGTGATACAAAACGTTCCAGTATGGGTGATGCTCTGCAGTAGTGCACGCCAGCTCATAGACATCGTCCAGTCCGCTTTGCGCCCTAGACAGTGAGCTCATCTGCTCTCCAAAGAGGCGCACCATGTTTGACTCCACGTCAGACTGTGTTTTTATCATGAGGTTTTTTTTCTCATATGATTTGATTAATTCCTGTAATGATTTGAAAAAATCATCAAAAGTTGCATCGGCCATTAGAACAACCGCTGATGCTCAGCAAGCATGCACCTGTTGAATATTATTTTGATTCCAGCCTTCCTTGCCATGTCTTCGGCTTCAGGATTGTGTATCCCCTCTTGTAGCCAAATTACCTTTGGCTTCTTTTTTATTGCCTCCTGTACGACAGGTATGACTTGGTCGGACGGCCTAAACACGTCAACTATATCGATAGATTGATCAACATCTTGCAAAGACGAAAAGCATTTTCTCTCAAGTATCTCGTCTGCAGTCGGGTTTACGGGCACCACGTTATATCCTTGTGCGAGCAGGTATTTTGGCACATAATGCGCCGCCTTGTCGGCATTTTTTGACATTCCAACTACGGCTACGTTTCTCAATGACAAAATTTGCCTGATCTCATCGTCTGAATACGAGTCTACTTCCATGACATCACTACATACAAAACAGATTATAATTTATCGGACAGCTCTAATTTCGATAGCATATTTGTGCGTGTAAAAAGGCAATTAACAGTGCCAGATCCTAGTATGTTTTTTCCCAAATTTTGATTTAGTGCACCTTCCTACTTTTCGGTTTAAGAATTTACGGATTCAGTGGGTCATGACAGATCATCTTTAACTACTTTAGCACGTCCATTCTTTTTGTCCAATTGAAAGTAAAAACACTTGGTTTTTTGTTTTTAATGTTCTTACTGATTCCTTCTTCGTATGGTGATACAGCAATTCCAGATGTACAGGTTGCTGAAAATGACATCAAGGGGTCAAACGTTTCGGGCAAGGTAACAATTCCAGAAAAAGACTCCAAAGTTCCTTTCGATGTATTTTCTACTGCTGGAGGAAAGAGCACGCAAATAAAAAACAACGATGTGGTAGTTCTTCCAAATAAAGATATGAGAATCAAGATATCAGGATATGTCGAGGGTGCGCTGCGCGGAGACAAGATTGACATCTTGATTTTACGACCAGATGATTCGGTTTACACTACTGGGGCTTATTTGAATGAGCGCGGCATCTTCACCATTCCAGCCAAGATGCACACAAAATGGGTAGAAGGTTGTTATGAAATTCTTGCCAATTACATAGGCAATGATGCTGGCAAAGTCAAATTTTTTGTGACAGATAAGGAATCAGTCACACATGAGGTTGATTCAAAAACATGCAATGACGCACTATCTAACATTTTCAAGTACCTACATGACAAGACGACAGCGGAAGAATTGACTTCTCATCTCAGAGAGATTGGCTGGTCAGAGAACAGAATAGATAGTTTTCTTGCAAAACATCCAGTGCACGTAGTTGATTACACGCCTTTCTTGCCTCCAGCCATAGTAGGCTTGCTTGCACTACTTTACATATTGACAAGTTATTTGAGTAAGGAAAAAACCAAGTTAAAAAATGGCGCATATCTGGGATCAGGATTAGGAATCTAACATCACCAGATTCAAGTTTATTTTTCACAAATCCACAGCGTGGTTTCTTTTTGGCCTTTAGATAAAATCATCGTCGGTTAAAAAATCAGATCTCAGGGTTGAGAAAATAGTTGCTAGTTCCATTAAACATTCGAAATCAAAAGTAATTGGAAAATTCTTTATAGTGACAACATCAACCCGTATCGTGGAAGAAGAGCCAAAAGACGTCATTGTGCTAGGCGCAATTAAAAAAGGTGCCAAGAAATTTGACAAAATAAAAAACAAGACTGGAATCGAGCCAGAGGAGCTAAACAAGATTTTAGAGAAGCTCGAAGAGCGCGGCATGATCAAAGTCGACAAGAAAAAGGGGCTTTTTGGCGGGGAAAAAGTCGAGCTTCAAATCACAGACAAGGGATCAAATGAGCTAGACCAGAGGGTGCACGAGATGAAGCAAAACTGGGATCAAATGGTCCAGATGTACAAATCAGGTGACAAGAAAAAGCTGGAAGGATTCATGGAGTCAAACAAGTCAATGCTTCCAATGATGATGTTCTTTGGAATAATGGACATGATGATGTTTTCAATGATGTTTTCAATGATGGGTGCGCACATGAACGACTATGTTCCACAGGACCAGGTTCCCCCGGGTGCAGAAAACCAGCCAAGTGACGTTGGAGACGGTGGCGCAGATGCCGGCGGTGACATGGGCGGAGATGGCGGTGGCGGATTTGACATCGATATCGGCTTCTAGTTTCCCAAAGACTGGCAAATTTTAAAAATTTTAAATCATCCTAGAATCCAAGATTTATTGTTCTATGTCATATTCGTCTCATGAAAACCTCGGGCTGATCAAGGTGTTGCAGTTTCTCAAGGCCCACCATTCAGAATATTTATCAGGGGAAGACCTAAGCGAGGTTCTAAAAATAAGCCGAGTCGCAGTCTGGAAGCACATAAAAAAAATCCAATCGCTTGGATACGAGATCGAGTCCAAACAAAATCTAGGATACAGGCTTACAAAAATTACCGACCTTATGCTGCCATGGGAGATAACAGACGGCCTCAAGACAAAAAGCATTGGAAGAAAAATATATTATTTTGACAAGATAGACTCGACGCAAAGTTTTGCATCAACGATAGCAGGCAACAAGGCAGACGATGGGGCAATCATCATATCTGAAACGCAGGACTCGGGGAAGGGAAGGCTAGGACGCGCCTGGGTATCGCCAAGGGGCGGGATTTGGCTTTCTGTAATACTGCATCCAAGATTTGATGTCGCAAAGATAACGCTTGTCCCGCTGGTAGCATCGATTGCACTGTCAGCGGCGATTCAAAAAACACTTGGTGTTAAAACAGAACTAAAGTGGCCAAACGATGTGACGCTCAGGGGGAAAAAATCGCAGGCATGATAATTGACGCTTCAATAGAGTCAAGCAACATAGAGAGCCTGGTTCTTGGTGTCGGAATAAACTTCAGAGTAGACCCAGAGGAGATCGAAAAAAAGATAAAGAAAAAAGAAAACTTTTACGGAGTTGCAACGCTTGTGAGCCAAAGCGACAAGACAAAGCCCGCAAAGCTCGTGCAGGCGTTTTTGGAAGAATTTGAAAAAACCCTGAATTTGCTAAATGATGGAAAAATAAGCAAAGTGATCAAAGACTGGACTGCAAATTCCTCAACAATAGGCAAAACAGTCACACTGTCCACGTCAAATGGAAAAATAACTGGAAAGGCGGTAAAACTAGATACGGATGGCGGCCTGATAATAATGCACAAATCAAAGCAGACCAAAGTCATGGCCGGCGACATTTCATACTAGTTATTTTTTGGGTTTTGCCCGTGTCTTTTTTTCAGCCTTGCCAGAGTCGTGTGCGCCAATTATGGATGCCTCTGCCTTGATGATGTCCTTTAGGTCCACCTGAATCGAGAGCAGTGATGATATGATCTGCTCAAGTTGCCTAGTGTAATCAGCATATGCTGCATTTAGTGCAGTCTTTTTCTCATCAGACTTTGTCAGGTACTCGTTTAGACGGAGCGTGTTTGTCATGTTTATCATTTCAGGCATCACTAGTTCGGGGGAACCAAGTTGGGACAGTTCATCTTGAATCTGCAGAATCCTCATCTTTAGTTCGTTCAAATTATTACCAAGTCCAAGCATACCAGTTATCATGAAAATATGCGTTATAATCATTTTTGTGGCTTTTATGTTGTTTGTACAGGCATCTCCAATCTTTGCAGACGAGAAATCAGACAAGGCAAACGCCATGTATGCAGACGCTGCAAAATACTTTGCAAAGGGCAAATACAAAGAGGCAATAGCGCTATACGACAAGATACTGCAAAGCTATCCAAACAACATAATGGTCCTAAAAATGAAGGCGGTTGCAGAAAGCAATCTCGGCTACCATCAAAAATCGCTTGTTAACTTTTACAAAGTATACCAGAAGGATCCAAAGGATCTGGTCTCATTACTTGGCCTAGGCGTAGGGTTTGGCAACTTTGGCGAATATTTGGAAGCAAAAAAGTATTTTGATGTGGCGTACAGCCTTTATCCAAATTCTACTGTCGCAAAAAACTACAAGGATCTTGCAGACAAGACAATTAAGAAATACCCCTACAAGCCAACTGAAAAGCCAAAAAAAACAGAAATGGACACAAAAACATTTGAGGGATACGTCAGAAAGGTGTCCTCAACAGTGTCAAAGGAAAAACGTTACATCGAATACCCAAACCCGAGCTTTGATGTAATCAAAAAGTTTCTCAGAGATTACGAGAAATGGAACTTTGAGCAGCAAATAAAGACAGGCTCTAGTGTATTTCCAGATCCAACGGTAACCCAGAATAACGACACGTATGTCTTAAACTACAAGATTTTTGTAAACAAGCAGCCAATGGGCTTGCCGCTAGATCATGTCAGCACGCTAAACAACTCCACAAAATATTGGGAATCCCAGGCGTTTAACTCAAACAAAGGAAAGGCCGTAGTCAAGTTCACCCCCACAGACACAAAGGCAGAGGCAAGCATTTGGGTCACATGGACAGTACGAAAGCTTGGAGAGGGAGTCTTGGGCCACGCACATGTTGGAAAGGGTGCAGTTGAAGTCGCACTTGGGGACTATAACTGTGACGGGAGCTTTCAGCTGTACGACGTGAAAAGCGTTGAAAAAATAATGCGGCATGAATTGGGCCATTCAATAGGACTTGACCATTCGGCAGATACGAATAGTATCATGTATCCATCCATGAAGCCAAGATACGCGTATTGCCTACTGAACTAGGCTGTCGTTTCGCAGTTCTTCGACTAGAGTTTTTGTCTTTGTTGCTGCCCGCGTAATCATCTCAAAATATGATCTTGTTTCAGCGTCCAGGAATTTCCCAAGCCTTCTTGAGAGGATTTCGTTTGCATTTGAAATCACGCAGATTGGGTCCACAAGATCGTTTACCAAGGCAGTTTTTCTTTTTTGGTACAGAGTTCGCCTTGCAGAGGACGCATTGTCGACCCGTGACAGATTTTCACAGTGAATTCCTGTATACCCCATCATTGGCTCTTTACCCTTTTGACTCGCTGCGGAATTACGACTTCGATTTCCTTTGATTTGTTCCACAAAAGTGTACAAAGGCTATACATGTTGTTGACCATCTCAATGGAGTTTGTGTGCATTACAGAATCACCGTCATCGTTCAAGTCCATGGAGCCGTTAAGAGAACCAGACATTATCAGCTGCTTGTTTTCCTCGACGACCATTCTGCTCTTTGACGGGAGTTTTCCCATTCTGATCTCAGACGGGTTCAGCCTGCTGATAAACGACAGTTCTTTCTCACTTACTGATTCGGTAAGAATTCTGACCTCGACGCCATTTTCTTTGATCAGTTGGATTCTTTCTGGGATTGTTGTGTGATACATTCTCATCAGGTCTTCTTGAGGTGCCACAATGTACACCGTTCCAGATGCTTTCTGCAGAATTTTTCCAATTCTAGAATAGATATTAGAGCGTCCCTGAATTATGAGAAATGACGATAT of Candidatus Nitrosotenuis sp. DW1 contains these proteins:
- the cysS gene encoding cysteine--tRNA ligase, which gives rise to MKILDTLSTKEQEISAKNIRIYLCGVTVYDESHIGHARTIIVFDTLRRYLESKGRSVNFVQNFTDVDDKIINRANTEGVSALEISTRYIDHYFEDFDKLNIKRATAYPKATEHIPDMIKLVQNLVDLGFAYVSKNGVYYSVSKFSEYGKLSKKKTDDLISGARIGIDETKNDPLDFALWKFADTEPMWPSPWGNGRPGWHIECSAMSLRYLGEEFEIHGGGMDLIFPHHENEIAQSEAFTKKPLAKTWMHVGMVTIGGEKMSKSLGNIKSVRHVLENWGPNVIRLFCLSGHYSKPIDYSEDLLKENLIKWRQVETAYYEMIMADGTGDTVEILHIVKECSQEFDSALEDDFNTSLAVGAFFKLVKGINRIAASESMTKSIAGIGLPEFERMSEILGLSVQKVTEQEKQSIMDLLKKRETLREQKKYQEADKIRDQISQMNIVLLDHKNKTVWMKKEKILSDSS
- a CDS encoding redox-regulated ATPase YchF gives rise to the protein MPIKIGIIGKTNTGKTTFFNSATLSSSEISTYPFTTKKPESSLTNAISLCVHPEFNVFDNPKNSKCIDGWRYIPIELIDLPGLIKDAWQGKGLGNQFLSVAAQADAILHVVDVSGGIDSSGKISEAGTGDPISDFADIEEELIMWYLKILEGNRDKVSKVIHTGTDKIVAIADLYRGIGVNNSHVKEALHMAGIEDKEFDDIDFQDSKKFATILRKISKPTLIVANKIDVEGADKNFARLRERYNDTIVVPASADSELSLRRAEQKGLIKYSPGSEQFNIVKPDELSQKQKTALDFITREIMGEYMRTGVQFAINVTVFKLLKMNAIYPVADEEKLSDRKGRVLPDLILLKDGATVADLAKEIHSDLTKGLLYAKDIRYNLRLPTTYQLRDRDVISLVSASTKKSS
- a CDS encoding CoA-binding protein, producing MEVDSYSDDEIRQILSLRNVAVVGMSKNADKAAHYVPKYLLAQGYNVVPVNPTADEILERKCFSSLQDVDQSIDIVDVFRPSDQVIPVVQEAIKKKPKVIWLQEGIHNPEAEDMARKAGIKIIFNRCMLAEHQRLF
- a CDS encoding winged helix-turn-helix transcriptional regulator, with translation MEEEPKDVIVLGAIKKGAKKFDKIKNKTGIEPEELNKILEKLEERGMIKVDKKKGLFGGEKVELQITDKGSNELDQRVHEMKQNWDQMVQMYKSGDKKKLEGFMESNKSMLPMMMFFGIMDMMMFSMMFSMMGAHMNDYVPQDQVPPGAENQPSDVGDGGADAGGDMGGDGGGGFDIDIGF
- a CDS encoding biotin--[acetyl-CoA-carboxylase] ligase, with the translated sequence MSYSSHENLGLIKVLQFLKAHHSEYLSGEDLSEVLKISRVAVWKHIKKIQSLGYEIESKQNLGYRLTKITDLMLPWEITDGLKTKSIGRKIYYFDKIDSTQSFASTIAGNKADDGAIIISETQDSGKGRLGRAWVSPRGGIWLSVILHPRFDVAKITLVPLVASIALSAAIQKTLGVKTELKWPNDVTLRGKKSQA
- a CDS encoding M57 family metalloprotease — protein: MLFVQASPIFADEKSDKANAMYADAAKYFAKGKYKEAIALYDKILQSYPNNIMVLKMKAVAESNLGYHQKSLVNFYKVYQKDPKDLVSLLGLGVGFGNFGEYLEAKKYFDVAYSLYPNSTVAKNYKDLADKTIKKYPYKPTEKPKKTEMDTKTFEGYVRKVSSTVSKEKRYIEYPNPSFDVIKKFLRDYEKWNFEQQIKTGSSVFPDPTVTQNNDTYVLNYKIFVNKQPMGLPLDHVSTLNNSTKYWESQAFNSNKGKAVVKFTPTDTKAEASIWVTWTVRKLGEGVLGHAHVGKGAVEVALGDYNCDGSFQLYDVKSVEKIMRHELGHSIGLDHSADTNSIMYPSMKPRYAYCLLN
- a CDS encoding TrmB family transcriptional regulator — encoded protein: MNTQQIIESLAYFGFEDIDSKVYMGLLQTGPVSVGSLSSRLGIDRGKTYRSLSKLRNLGVVSTTFSNPTLCSAIEPIEALTTILERKQDEIVTMKSLSEKISQDISEIVKNCDVQEISSFLIIQGRSNIYSRIGKILQKASGTVYIVAPQEDLMRMYHTTIPERIQLIKENGVEVRILTESVSEKELSFISRLNPSEIRMGKLPSKSRMVVEENKQLIMSGSLNGSMDLNDDGDSVMHTNSIEMVNNMYSLCTLLWNKSKEIEVVIPQRVKRVKSQ